From Microbacterium sp. YJN-G, a single genomic window includes:
- a CDS encoding radical SAM protein yields the protein MAQTPGAGMPLRDHRIHRYVNAFCPRCHEEKPDQPLSEVRRLSGWLADRDGTVWLERGCPEHGMISTMYDEDADILRYLEQWTAPTKVHTPDTMGNFKPVPQAYEDGLPEMQTQHTCILLEDVTDHCNLRCPTCFAESGPAASAVAPLAEVLASVDAKLSRENDRIDVLMLSGGEPTLYPWLEQLIEHLVTRPIVRVLLNSNGLRIANDDEFVAFLRKHRERVEVYLQYDGEEAASVAFHRGADIRRFKERALERLSDAGVFTTLTMTAALGVNDHEIGAVIRRAQATPYVGGVTIQPVFGSGRNSGIDPNERLTHTGVLARLGPQTDGDITWRDLTALPCSHPHCCSVGYFLKDDAGDWKSLVALIGHERLKEFLDLNPDLIANRIADSNVNKAIRDVVKNSLLDLLSEQSSLSHPSMGDIWRDICVNCDLGVGTLATLAASRLPGQHKRMRAMLADRVLRITVKPFMDINTMIEERLTQCCVHVATVNEQTRAHQCAPFCALQAWAPLSRTRISTATGRTQLQVVTS from the coding sequence ATGGCACAGACGCCAGGAGCGGGGATGCCGCTGCGCGACCACCGCATCCACCGATACGTGAACGCGTTCTGCCCGCGGTGCCACGAGGAGAAGCCCGATCAGCCGCTCAGCGAGGTCCGCCGGCTCTCGGGATGGCTCGCCGATCGTGACGGCACCGTGTGGCTGGAGCGCGGATGCCCCGAGCACGGCATGATCTCGACGATGTACGACGAGGATGCCGACATCCTGCGCTATCTCGAGCAGTGGACCGCCCCGACAAAGGTGCACACCCCCGACACGATGGGCAACTTCAAGCCGGTGCCGCAGGCCTACGAGGACGGCCTGCCCGAGATGCAGACGCAGCACACCTGCATCCTGCTCGAGGACGTCACCGACCACTGCAACCTGCGCTGCCCGACCTGCTTCGCCGAGTCCGGCCCCGCAGCCTCGGCGGTGGCGCCGCTGGCCGAGGTGCTCGCCTCGGTCGATGCGAAGCTGTCGCGCGAGAACGACCGCATCGACGTGCTGATGCTCTCGGGCGGCGAGCCGACCCTGTACCCGTGGCTCGAGCAGCTCATCGAGCACCTCGTGACCCGGCCGATCGTGCGGGTCCTGCTCAACTCGAACGGCCTGCGCATCGCCAACGACGACGAGTTCGTCGCGTTCCTGCGCAAGCACCGCGAGCGCGTGGAGGTGTACCTGCAGTACGACGGCGAGGAGGCGGCATCCGTCGCCTTCCATCGCGGCGCCGACATCCGCCGTTTCAAGGAGCGGGCGCTGGAGCGGCTCTCGGATGCCGGGGTGTTCACCACGCTCACGATGACCGCCGCGCTCGGCGTGAACGACCACGAGATCGGGGCGGTCATCCGCCGCGCACAGGCCACGCCGTATGTGGGCGGGGTGACGATCCAGCCCGTGTTCGGCTCGGGCCGCAACTCGGGCATCGATCCGAATGAGCGGCTCACGCACACGGGCGTGCTCGCCCGGCTGGGACCGCAGACCGACGGTGACATCACCTGGCGCGACCTCACCGCGCTGCCCTGCTCGCACCCGCACTGCTGCTCGGTCGGCTACTTCCTCAAGGACGACGCCGGCGACTGGAAGTCGCTGGTCGCGCTGATCGGGCACGAGCGACTGAAGGAGTTCCTCGACCTCAACCCCGATCTGATCGCCAACCGCATCGCCGACTCGAACGTGAACAAGGCGATCCGCGACGTCGTGAAGAACTCGCTGCTCGACCTGCTCAGCGAGCAGTCGTCGCTCTCGCACCCGTCGATGGGCGACATCTGGCGCGACATCTGCGTCAACTGCGATCTCGGGGTCGGCACCCTGGCGACTCTGGCGGCGTCGCGGCTGCCGGGTCAGCACAAGCGGATGCGGGCGATGCTCGCCGACCGGGTGCTGCGCATCACCGTGAAGCCGTTCATGGACATCAACACGATGATCGAGGAGCGCCTCACGCAGTGCTGCGTGCACGTCGCCACGGTCAACGAGCAGACCCGCGCGCATCAGTGCGCCCCGTTCTGCGCGCTGCAGGCGTGGGCGCCGCTCAGCCGCACCCGCATCTCTACGGCGACCGGCCGCACGCAGTTGCAGGTGGTGACGTCATGA
- a CDS encoding hydantoinase/oxoprolinase family protein: MTEGEDVNAANWTVSIDAGGTFTDAIARSANGEVAVAKVASTPHDPSQGLSNAILALAVEGLPLDQVSLLCHGTTVATNAILTDELAPVALVATEGFRDVMGYRQSSRPDVYSLTPERPKELVPRRARVEVRERIDSRGQVLTELTDAEIDRVVAEVVAAAPSAVAVSLLFSYLNDEHERRIGEALTRALPGTPVSLSSDVAREFREYPRTATTVINAALRPVVGSYLERAEAAVGEAGLRAPFLVMQSNGGSVPATRAEPQSHQLVLSGPAGGVAGLLDLAAVHGISNLISLDMGGTSTDVCLVREGRAPFAREQHVHGHTLLAPTVDIHTIGAGGGSIGWVDQTDRLRVGPQSARALPGPASYGRGGTEPTITDAHVVLGTLGGGDLAGGLTLDREAAIESMRAVGERLALTPEEAAEAILAIGLAHMVQAVRKVSIERGLDPKEFSLVPFGGAGPLHAGLLLQHLGLRSVIVPRQPGLFSADGLLVAGVRFDDSRTVLKTFDPSAIAEIAQWYASAAESGRQRLIADGVAAADIAVLASVDCRYRGQGYELTIPLPGHGEDGLLRAAELFHDAHAELYGHANRGEDVELVTVRIAVTGALARPASGADVPQEQNDAALIARRTVLIPGAGSTEVDVYDRALLAAGDVFTGPAIVQQMDSTTFVLAGQTVTVAAQGDLIITQEDQA; the protein is encoded by the coding sequence ATGACGGAAGGCGAAGACGTGAACGCTGCGAACTGGACGGTCAGCATCGATGCAGGAGGAACGTTCACCGATGCGATAGCGCGTTCGGCGAACGGCGAGGTCGCGGTGGCCAAGGTGGCATCCACCCCCCACGACCCCTCCCAGGGGCTCAGCAATGCGATCCTCGCGCTCGCCGTCGAGGGTCTGCCCCTCGATCAGGTGAGTCTGCTGTGCCATGGCACTACCGTTGCCACGAACGCGATCCTGACCGATGAGCTCGCGCCGGTCGCGCTGGTCGCCACCGAGGGCTTCCGCGATGTCATGGGCTACCGGCAGAGCAGCCGGCCCGATGTGTACAGCCTCACCCCGGAACGGCCCAAGGAACTCGTGCCGCGGCGCGCGCGTGTCGAGGTCCGCGAGCGGATCGACAGCCGGGGGCAGGTGCTGACCGAGCTCACCGACGCCGAGATCGACCGGGTGGTCGCCGAGGTCGTCGCCGCGGCACCCTCCGCCGTGGCAGTGAGCCTGCTGTTCAGCTACCTCAACGATGAACACGAGCGTCGCATCGGCGAAGCGCTCACGAGGGCGCTGCCCGGAACGCCGGTCTCGCTCTCGAGCGACGTGGCCCGCGAGTTCCGCGAGTACCCGCGCACGGCGACCACCGTCATCAACGCCGCGCTCCGCCCGGTCGTCGGCAGCTACCTCGAGCGCGCCGAGGCGGCGGTCGGCGAAGCGGGCCTGCGCGCGCCGTTCCTCGTGATGCAGTCCAACGGCGGCAGCGTGCCCGCCACCCGCGCCGAGCCGCAGTCGCACCAACTGGTGCTGTCCGGCCCGGCGGGCGGGGTGGCCGGCCTGCTCGACCTCGCCGCGGTGCACGGCATCAGCAACCTCATCAGCCTCGACATGGGCGGCACATCGACCGACGTGTGCCTCGTGCGCGAGGGCAGGGCGCCGTTCGCACGCGAGCAGCACGTGCACGGGCACACCCTGCTGGCGCCGACAGTCGACATCCACACCATCGGCGCGGGCGGCGGCAGCATCGGCTGGGTCGACCAGACCGATCGGCTGCGCGTCGGCCCGCAGTCCGCTCGGGCCCTGCCCGGACCCGCCAGCTACGGCCGCGGCGGAACCGAGCCGACGATCACCGACGCGCACGTGGTACTCGGCACCCTCGGCGGCGGCGATCTTGCGGGCGGTCTCACCCTCGACCGCGAGGCCGCGATCGAGTCCATGCGCGCGGTGGGCGAGCGTCTCGCCCTGACGCCCGAGGAGGCCGCCGAGGCGATCCTCGCGATCGGACTCGCGCACATGGTGCAGGCCGTGCGCAAGGTGAGTATCGAACGGGGCCTCGACCCGAAGGAGTTCTCACTCGTGCCCTTCGGCGGTGCGGGCCCCTTGCACGCCGGGCTGCTGCTGCAGCATCTCGGACTGCGATCGGTGATCGTGCCCCGTCAGCCGGGTCTCTTCTCGGCTGACGGACTGCTCGTCGCCGGTGTGCGCTTCGACGACTCCCGCACCGTGCTGAAGACCTTCGACCCCTCGGCGATCGCCGAGATCGCACAGTGGTACGCATCGGCCGCCGAGTCCGGACGACAGCGGCTGATCGCCGACGGCGTCGCCGCAGCCGACATCGCCGTGCTCGCCTCGGTCGACTGCCGCTATCGCGGACAGGGCTACGAGCTGACCATCCCGCTCCCCGGTCACGGCGAGGACGGGCTGCTGCGTGCGGCGGAGCTGTTCCACGACGCGCACGCCGAGCTGTACGGTCACGCCAACCGTGGCGAGGACGTCGAGCTCGTCACCGTGCGCATCGCCGTGACCGGCGCGCTCGCCCGTCCGGCCTCCGGTGCCGACGTGCCACAGGAGCAGAACGATGCGGCCCTCATCGCCCGCCGCACGGTGCTCATCCCCGGCGCGGGGTCGACCGAAGTCGACGTCTACGACCGTGCCCTGCTGGCGGCCGGCGACGTCTTCACCGGACCGGCCATCGTGCAGCAGATGGACTCGACCACCTTCGTGCTGGCGGGGCAGACCGTCACCGTCGCCGCGCAGGGCGACCTCATCATCACTCAGGAGGACCAGGCATGA
- a CDS encoding FBP domain-containing protein: MRPFDERAIRASFRNASRKEVSSLTLPDGFAEIDFDRLDYLGWFDPKMPRRAYVVAEVDDEPVGILLQRTEQRTRARAQCSWCDDITLRNDVQFFSARKAGAAGRSGGTIGTLICENFGCSDNVRRLPPLAYEGYDRELARELRMLRLREHVTAFVRELG, encoded by the coding sequence ATGCGTCCCTTCGACGAGCGCGCCATCCGCGCATCCTTCCGCAACGCCTCCCGCAAAGAGGTCTCCTCGCTCACCCTTCCCGACGGCTTCGCCGAGATCGACTTCGACCGGCTCGACTACCTCGGCTGGTTCGACCCGAAGATGCCCCGCCGGGCATATGTCGTCGCCGAGGTCGACGACGAGCCTGTCGGCATCCTGCTGCAGCGCACCGAGCAGCGCACCCGCGCGAGGGCGCAGTGCTCGTGGTGCGATGACATCACCCTGCGCAACGACGTGCAGTTCTTCTCGGCCCGCAAGGCGGGTGCCGCCGGCCGCAGCGGCGGCACGATCGGCACGCTGATCTGCGAGAACTTCGGGTGCTCCGACAACGTGCGAAGGCTCCCTCCGCTGGCGTACGAGGGGTACGATCGCGAGCTCGCCCGGGAACTGCGGATGCTGCGCCTGCGCGAGCACGTGACGGCGTTCGTGCGCGAGCTGGGCTGA
- a CDS encoding hydantoinase B/oxoprolinase family protein translates to MTMQNAQTLAPRQIDPVTFEVAAAGLQSAAEEMGSVLKRSSYSPIIRDMDDFSCALFTASGDLVAQADYIPAQLGAMSLVVKSVLDRWGDRIQEGDVYICNHPYLGAMHLPDINIIAPVFLDGTLLAWAGTAAHHIDVGGVNPGSEGPELQDLFGEGLVFPPVRLSIAGVENEDLIALVSDNIRDPLSTVSDLRAQRAACHLGIRRVLELAERYGRPTLETVMAQMLDSVESGVRTALRNLPDGEGQAEGFLDDDGRDGAPTRIHVAVRKEGDRLIIDLSGCDPQTAGAMNVPWASTRAGIVYGVRAVVAPALGANDGLLRALDVVAPQGIVLNPLPPAAVSIRHNTCQRFADTLIRALSDLWPEKAVGSSTVSFFCFNAGSTDPFTGRPAVMADVVGGGTGATPFGDGIDGVDTYMSNVGVMPAEVVETNYSIRVLKTEFVAGSQGEGQFNGGLGLRREYMILDHPQRVTFYSEQTHEDFRPSGAAGGSDGRATTITLVDPSGREIVAPSKASTTLDAGTVVRVETAGGGGYGDPGLRSAEDRAADVADGRL, encoded by the coding sequence ATGACCATGCAGAACGCACAGACGCTCGCACCCCGGCAGATCGACCCGGTGACCTTCGAGGTCGCCGCGGCCGGCCTGCAGTCGGCCGCCGAGGAGATGGGCAGCGTACTCAAGCGCTCCAGCTACAGCCCCATCATCCGCGACATGGACGATTTCTCGTGCGCGCTCTTCACGGCATCCGGTGATCTGGTCGCCCAGGCCGACTATATCCCGGCGCAGCTGGGGGCGATGTCGCTGGTGGTGAAGTCGGTGCTGGACCGCTGGGGAGACCGCATCCAGGAGGGTGATGTCTACATCTGCAACCACCCGTATCTGGGTGCGATGCACCTGCCCGACATCAACATCATCGCCCCGGTCTTCCTCGACGGAACCCTGCTCGCCTGGGCGGGCACGGCGGCGCACCACATCGACGTCGGCGGTGTGAACCCCGGCAGCGAGGGGCCCGAGCTGCAGGACCTGTTCGGCGAGGGGCTGGTGTTCCCGCCGGTGCGGCTGTCGATCGCCGGGGTCGAGAACGAGGACCTCATCGCCCTCGTGTCCGACAACATCCGCGACCCGCTCAGCACGGTCAGCGACCTGCGCGCGCAGCGCGCGGCCTGCCACCTCGGCATCCGCCGCGTGCTCGAGCTCGCCGAACGCTACGGACGTCCGACCCTCGAGACCGTGATGGCACAGATGCTCGACTCCGTCGAGTCGGGCGTGCGCACCGCGTTGCGCAACCTGCCCGACGGTGAGGGGCAGGCCGAGGGCTTCCTCGATGACGACGGCCGCGATGGTGCCCCCACCCGCATCCACGTGGCCGTGCGCAAGGAAGGCGACCGGCTGATCATCGACCTCTCCGGCTGCGATCCGCAGACGGCCGGGGCGATGAACGTCCCGTGGGCCAGCACCCGAGCCGGCATCGTCTACGGCGTGCGCGCCGTGGTGGCCCCGGCGCTGGGCGCGAACGACGGGCTGCTGAGGGCGCTGGACGTCGTGGCGCCGCAGGGCATCGTGCTCAACCCGCTGCCGCCGGCTGCCGTGTCGATTCGGCACAACACCTGCCAGCGATTCGCCGACACCCTCATCCGCGCGCTGTCCGACCTCTGGCCCGAGAAGGCCGTCGGCAGCAGCACCGTGAGCTTCTTCTGCTTCAACGCCGGCAGCACCGACCCGTTCACGGGGCGACCCGCGGTGATGGCCGACGTGGTGGGCGGCGGCACCGGCGCGACCCCGTTCGGAGACGGCATCGACGGCGTGGACACCTACATGTCCAACGTCGGCGTCATGCCCGCCGAAGTCGTCGAGACCAATTACTCCATTCGCGTGCTCAAGACCGAGTTCGTCGCAGGCTCGCAGGGCGAGGGGCAGTTCAACGGCGGCCTCGGGCTGCGACGCGAGTACATGATCCTCGACCACCCGCAGCGCGTCACCTTCTACTCCGAGCAGACCCACGAGGACTTCCGCCCGAGCGGTGCGGCGGGCGGGTCAGACGGCCGGGCGACGACGATCACGCTCGTCGACCCGTCGGGGCGCGAGATCGTGGCGCCGTCGAAGGCCTCGACCACGCTCGACGCCGGTACGGTCGTGCGCGTCGAGACCGCAGGAGGCGGCGGCTACGGCGACCCGGGTCTGCGCAGCGCCGAAGACCGGGCGGCCGACGTGGCCGACGGGCGACTGTGA
- a CDS encoding prolipoprotein diacylglyceryl transferase translates to MFPTLSDLVPWLPAVDTHSVFVALGLAAAGIVFLIEMRRRGVSDPRIAYLVLGALIGAAVFSRLGTWAQHLDPAQNLSLIEQLSRGNASMLSALVGAWLGVHVAKRLCRYPGRSGDLFAPAVALAMAIGRIGCLLTEQPGTPTGSAWGIVLDADAAARTGSPAGVPLHPSFVYEIAFHLVAFALLWFWLRHRPIAAGETLTLYVAAYAVFRFGVEFVRGNEVVWLGLTRPQLFLLVTVPLLAARMIWMLRTGRFGAGGAATHERKVRDEQHA, encoded by the coding sequence GTGTTCCCCACGCTGAGCGATCTGGTGCCGTGGCTTCCCGCGGTCGACACGCACTCGGTGTTCGTGGCGCTGGGGCTCGCCGCCGCCGGCATCGTCTTCCTGATCGAGATGCGCCGCCGCGGCGTGAGCGACCCACGCATCGCCTACCTCGTGCTGGGCGCACTCATCGGGGCGGCCGTGTTCTCGAGACTGGGCACGTGGGCGCAGCATCTCGACCCGGCGCAGAATCTCAGCCTGATCGAGCAGCTCAGCCGCGGCAACGCCTCGATGCTCTCGGCGCTGGTCGGCGCGTGGCTGGGGGTGCACGTCGCGAAGCGGCTCTGCCGCTACCCCGGACGCAGCGGGGACCTGTTCGCTCCGGCGGTCGCCCTGGCGATGGCGATCGGACGGATCGGATGCCTGCTCACCGAGCAGCCCGGCACGCCGACCGGCAGCGCGTGGGGGATCGTGCTCGACGCGGATGCCGCGGCCCGCACCGGCTCTCCGGCCGGGGTGCCGCTGCATCCGAGCTTCGTGTACGAGATCGCCTTCCACCTTGTCGCGTTCGCGCTGCTGTGGTTCTGGCTGCGGCATCGCCCGATCGCGGCCGGCGAGACGCTCACCCTGTACGTCGCCGCGTACGCGGTGTTCCGCTTCGGTGTCGAGTTCGTCCGCGGCAACGAGGTGGTCTGGCTGGGACTGACCCGGCCGCAGCTGTTCCTGCTGGTGACGGTTCCGCTGCTGGCCGCGAGAATGATCTGGATGCTGCGCACCGGCCGCTTCGGCGCCGGCGGCGCCGCGACGCACGAGAGGAAGGTGCGCGATGAACAGCACGCCTGA
- a CDS encoding MFS transporter, whose product MNAFTPLQRGVVVVAILASFVTFLDGTVVTVALPAISRELGGGIITQQWVVDAYLITLSALILLAGSVSDAYGRVTVMRIGLIAFGVASVAVALAPDPLVLIIARAAQGAAGALLVPSSLALITATMRGEVQSRAIGVWTAFTTGAQLVGPLMGGLFVDLLSWRFVFLINVLPIAVNLILLQRLHLPERERPTRVDWWSGALCALGLGALVFALIEQERFGWSSPAIWMPGIIGIVLMAAFLARQQRSRAPLLPLSMFRVRNFGWGNLATLFVYAALSLNGFVIGVYLQQGPGLSATAAGLASLPVTILMIVLSSRAGAWAGRFGPRLFMAAGPLVMAVGALLLLTVAERFDYWWQVLPAMIVLGLGLSLTVAPLTSAILGAIDESRSGIASAVNNAVSRVAGLLVVALLSTIVGGALDQDGFHNAAWVTAALFALGGVVSWIGIRRNPAEPDPDETDAAHETA is encoded by the coding sequence GTGAACGCGTTCACTCCACTTCAGCGCGGGGTCGTCGTCGTGGCGATCCTCGCCTCGTTCGTGACGTTCCTCGACGGCACCGTGGTGACCGTGGCGCTGCCGGCGATCAGCCGTGAGCTGGGCGGCGGGATCATCACCCAGCAGTGGGTCGTCGACGCCTACCTCATCACACTGAGCGCGCTGATCCTGCTCGCGGGCTCAGTCTCGGACGCTTACGGACGGGTCACGGTGATGCGCATCGGCCTGATCGCCTTCGGTGTGGCATCCGTCGCCGTCGCGCTCGCACCCGACCCGCTCGTGCTCATCATCGCCAGGGCGGCGCAGGGCGCGGCGGGAGCCCTGCTCGTGCCGAGCTCTCTCGCTCTGATCACCGCGACGATGCGCGGCGAGGTGCAGTCCCGCGCGATCGGCGTCTGGACGGCGTTCACGACCGGCGCCCAGCTGGTCGGCCCGCTCATGGGAGGCCTGTTCGTCGACCTGCTGTCGTGGCGTTTCGTGTTCCTGATCAACGTGCTGCCGATCGCCGTGAACCTGATCCTGCTGCAGCGACTGCACTTGCCCGAGCGCGAGCGCCCGACCCGGGTCGACTGGTGGAGCGGCGCGCTGTGCGCACTCGGGCTCGGGGCACTGGTCTTCGCCCTGATCGAGCAGGAGCGGTTCGGCTGGTCATCGCCCGCGATCTGGATGCCGGGGATCATCGGCATCGTCCTGATGGCCGCGTTCCTCGCCCGGCAGCAGCGCTCGCGCGCGCCTCTGCTGCCGCTGTCGATGTTCCGGGTGCGCAACTTCGGCTGGGGGAACCTCGCCACACTGTTCGTCTATGCGGCGCTGTCGCTGAACGGCTTCGTCATCGGCGTCTATCTGCAGCAGGGCCCGGGACTCAGCGCGACCGCGGCGGGCCTGGCGAGCCTGCCGGTGACCATCCTCATGATCGTGCTCAGTTCGCGGGCCGGCGCCTGGGCCGGCCGGTTCGGCCCGCGCCTGTTCATGGCGGCCGGGCCGCTCGTGATGGCCGTCGGCGCCCTGCTGCTGCTCACCGTCGCCGAACGGTTCGACTACTGGTGGCAGGTGCTGCCCGCAATGATCGTGCTGGGCCTGGGCCTGTCGCTCACGGTCGCCCCGCTCACCTCGGCGATCCTCGGCGCGATCGACGAGAGCCGCAGCGGCATCGCCTCGGCCGTGAACAACGCCGTCTCGCGCGTGGCCGGCCTGCTCGTGGTCGCGTTGCTCTCCACGATCGTCGGCGGCGCACTCGACCAGGACGGCTTCCACAACGCCGCGTGGGTCACCGCGGCGCTGTTCGCGCTGGGTGGCGTGGTCTCGTGGATCGGCATCCGGCGCAATCCGGCCGAACCGGATCCCGACGAGACGGATGCCGCGCACGAAACGGCCTGA
- a CDS encoding NAD(P)/FAD-dependent oxidoreductase, with protein MTLAAARPRPGAPAYGAERQHSDELIRASLADARPAPYWTDALAAGEAAPALQGDIATDLLVVGGGYCGLWTALQAKERDPDRDVVLIEGRRIGWAASSRNGGFCEATLTHGGANGRRRFAGEMDRIRQEEQENFAGLRDTLDRYDMQVEFEDAGVLAVATEPHQVEALRAASGPHARFLRTAELSELVRSPLHRAGLFKSDGYALVHPARLVGELRRVCVQLGVRIHEDTPALGMRRTAGAVAVRTRGGTITAQRVALATNGFPSPLRRLRAWTIPVYDYALMTEPLTPAQLEAIGWVGRHGLTDSGRQFHYARKTADDRILWGGFDAVYHRGGRILDRHDQREETFERLADHFFSTFPELKDVRFTHKWGGMIDMSTRLVATQGTALGGAVAYSVGYTGLGVAATRFGAAAMLDLLDGRRTRRTGLKLTTGRPFPVPPEPLSNPLIQLVRRAVAKADENQGRPGVLLRLLEKVGIDFDS; from the coding sequence GTGACGCTGGCGGCTGCCCGCCCGCGGCCGGGTGCTCCGGCATACGGCGCCGAGCGGCAGCACTCCGACGAGCTCATCCGCGCATCGCTGGCGGACGCGCGGCCCGCTCCGTACTGGACGGACGCACTGGCCGCCGGTGAGGCGGCCCCCGCGCTGCAGGGCGACATCGCCACCGACCTGCTGGTCGTCGGCGGCGGGTACTGCGGACTGTGGACGGCTCTTCAGGCCAAGGAGCGCGACCCCGACCGCGACGTGGTGCTCATCGAGGGGCGCCGCATCGGCTGGGCCGCCAGCAGCCGCAACGGCGGGTTCTGCGAGGCGACTCTGACCCACGGCGGGGCGAACGGCCGGCGCCGGTTCGCGGGCGAGATGGACCGCATCCGGCAGGAGGAGCAGGAGAACTTCGCGGGACTGCGCGACACGCTCGACCGGTACGACATGCAGGTCGAGTTCGAGGATGCCGGGGTGCTCGCCGTCGCGACGGAGCCTCATCAGGTCGAGGCGCTGCGCGCGGCATCCGGCCCGCACGCCCGGTTCCTGCGCACTGCGGAACTGAGCGAGCTCGTGCGCTCGCCGCTGCACCGGGCGGGCCTGTTCAAGTCCGACGGCTACGCGCTGGTGCACCCGGCACGGCTGGTGGGCGAACTGCGCCGGGTGTGCGTGCAGCTGGGCGTGCGCATCCACGAGGACACCCCGGCGCTCGGCATGCGCAGAACCGCGGGCGCGGTCGCCGTGCGCACGCGCGGCGGCACGATCACGGCGCAGCGGGTGGCACTCGCGACCAACGGGTTCCCCTCGCCGCTGCGGCGCCTGCGGGCGTGGACCATCCCGGTGTACGACTACGCGCTCATGACCGAGCCGCTCACCCCCGCGCAGCTCGAGGCGATCGGATGGGTGGGCCGGCACGGTCTCACCGACAGCGGGAGACAGTTCCACTACGCGCGCAAGACCGCCGACGATCGCATCCTGTGGGGCGGCTTCGACGCGGTGTACCACCGTGGCGGACGCATCCTCGACCGACACGATCAGCGCGAGGAGACCTTCGAACGGCTGGCAGACCATTTCTTCAGCACGTTCCCCGAGCTGAAGGACGTGCGGTTCACCCACAAGTGGGGCGGCATGATCGACATGTCGACCCGCCTGGTCGCCACCCAGGGCACCGCGCTCGGCGGGGCCGTCGCATACAGCGTGGGCTACACGGGGCTCGGCGTCGCCGCCACGCGCTTCGGCGCGGCGGCGATGCTCGACCTGCTCGACGGCCGGCGCACGCGGCGTACCGGGCTCAAGCTCACCACCGGCCGCCCGTTCCCCGTGCCGCCCGAGCCGCTCTCCAACCCGCTGATCCAGCTCGTGCGTCGCGCTGTCGCGAAGGCCGACGAGAACCAGGGTCGGCCGGGCGTGCTGCTGCGCCTGCTCGAGAAGGTCGGCATCGACTTCGATTCATGA